Below is a genomic region from Pseudocalidococcus azoricus BACA0444.
TGTTAGCGTCGGTAAGTAATCGGCCAAGTCAAAACAAAGATCACCCCGGACAAAAGCCAGGGCGGCACAATCCGCATTTTCCATTTCCGCCGACCGTAAGTAAGCCTTGACCATTGCGGGACTGATCTGCTCCGGGTTGGCAAATTGCCGTTGGCCCATAAAAGTTTGAATCCCAAATTCGGTGGCAATCCCGAACCGATAGACCACTTGATCCAGGCCTGGGGTGGCAATTAACTGAGCCAGCCATGTGTCGCGAAAATCTTGCCCAAAATCACTGAGACCACTGGGATGAAACAAAATCAGGGCCTGGAGTTTTTCCGGGATGGCAATAGCGGCTCGAATCACCAGGCCTGCGGTTAAGGATGAGGCAATCACCACAATTGGCCCAGTCTCGGCAAAGTGGCTAATCAGGGTTTCCAGCAGTTGTAAGTAATCCAAATCTGTATAGTCACGGCGGGGATGCTCTGAATCTCCCCAACCAATCAAATCAGGGGCAATCACCCGATAGTGGGCGGCAAAGGCGGGATAAACTAGTGACCATTCATAGCTAGAGGAACCACCCCCAAACCCATGCAGGAACAAAAGAGTTGTCAGAGGTGTATTAGCGACCGTGATCTCCGGGCCTCCACGGGCATAGGCGACGCGACCTAAATCTGTTAGCAATGATTGGCGAGAGAATCCGGGTGCGAGTTCCATAGATCAAGCCATGAACTTACTTAAACCTAACAGATTTCATCAGTGTTTTTATCACAATCCTGCGGGGATTTAGTAGAGCTACTTGTAAGAAATACTCTCCTACTTGCTTAAGCTCAATTCAGTGGTTTGCAAAATTGTCATAATTCTAATAACTTAATACCACGTTAATGTCTTCAAAACTGATTTAAAAGTATGATCACAAAAGCTAGTTTTTTAATGGTACATATCAAATTGCTAGATAAATGTTTCAATAAAAAACAGAATCAATGAAATCTAAATTGATGAATAAATTGAAAAAATAAATAAAAATTTAACAAATATTAAATATATAAACTAATACTAGATGATCATTGATAGACTCTTGTTAATTCATCATTCAGCTATTCATCGGAATTGATCACGTTATAATTATCTTCAATTCCATCTTTGATTCTGCTTTGATTACTCAAATTGGATTAGCGATAGTTCTGGGCCTGGGCTGTTCGGTCTTGGGTGGCCTGCCAATAATTAACGGGTTGAGCCTCCTATGCTTGAAACGCCCCTTATCCCAATTGGGTACAGGTAATGTGGGGGTATCGGCAGCCTTTTATCACGGGGGGACTGTTTTCGGGATTTTGGCCGTTTGCTCGGAAGCAGCGAAGGGAATTTTAGCCGTTCTTTGGATGCAAAACTGGTTTCCAGATTTAGCCGTTGGCCCCTGGTTAGCCCTACTCTGCTTGGTGGCGGGACGTTATTGTTGGGGCAATGGGGCCGGGACAACCAATGTGGTTTGGGGAGTCCTATGGTTTGCCCCTGGGGTGGCCTGGTTAACGGTGTTGATTAGTGGCGTGAGCTTTACAATTTTTCGACAACGGCAACAGGGGCGGCTCGTGGCGTTAATTGTTTTCCCAGTCATGGTGGCTTTAATTCGTCGCTCTGTCCCGGAAACATTGGCCGCTGGAGTTTTAGCCTTAACCTTGGGTTGGATTTATGAGGATTTGCCCGATGATTTAGCCTTAAACAAGCACCAGGCCAGGCCGGAGAGTCAAGTCATGTTTCAATTTTTCCAAGGGGATCGCGCCCTATTGAGTTTGGATCAACCCCTGTCTCCCGAAAAAGTCGGTCATAAAGCGGCTACCCTCAGTCAACTGAAACGCTGGGGCTATGCTGTGCCAATGGGTTGGGTATTACCGGCGGGCGATGACCCGGAACCCCTAATTACCAGCCTGAACGTTGATGCTGCCCATCCTTTGGTAGCCCGTTCTTCAGCCGCTGGGGAAGACTCCTTAACCACTGCCATGGCCGGCCAATATGCCAGTTTTTTGGATATTACCAACTCAGAACAACTCACCCAGGCCCTAATTGGCGTGCAACAGTCCTATCACCGAGTTAAGGATGATTCCGCTGCCGCTACCTTAAATGATTCTGGGATGGCCGTCCTTGTCCAAGTCCAAATTCAGGGGGTCTTTTCTGGGGTGGCCTTTAGTCGAGATCCCCTCTGGGGTGGCTTAGATTGTGTGGCAGTGGAAACCTTACCCGGCCCGGCCAGTCGCGTTGTTTCGGGGCAATTTACGCCGGAGTCCTATCGAGTCTTGTTTGATGAACAGGGGCCAATCCCTGACCAATTAAAGATCACGGGAGATGTGCCCGCGGCGGTGATTCTGGAAGTGGCTCGCCTGTGTCGAGAATTAGAAGCTCGCTATCATGGCATTCCTCAGGATCTGGAATGGACCTATGACGGACAAACCATTTGGATTCTCCAGGCCCGGCCGATTACCACCCTATTACCGATTTGGACGCGTAAAATTGCCGCCGAAGTCATTCCTGGCGTAATTCATCCCCTCACTTGGTCAATTAATCGGCCGCTCACCTGTGGGGTCTGGGGAGACATTTTTTCCCTCGTTTTAGGTCAAGCGGCTCAGGGATTAGATTTCCAGGCCACCGCGGATCTCCATTTTGGCCGGGCTTATTTTAATGCCACCCTTTTAGGGACAATTTTTCGCCGCATGGGCCTGCCCCCAGAGAGTTTAGAGTTTCTGACTCGGGGCACAAAAATGAGCCGGCCGCCCTTGAGCACCACCTTGAAAGCCTTACCTGGCCTGGGGAAACTGGGCAAACGAGAATGGCAATTAGAGCGCGATTGGCAACGGGACTCCCAGAAACACCTCCACCCCCTCCTCCAGGAACTCCAAGCGCATCCCATCACTGCCACTGCGGATCCCCTCTGGTTACTCAATCGCATCAAAAAAATCTTGACAGGCCTGGAAATTGCCACCTACTACAACATTATGGCCCCCTTGAGTGCTGCCCTCAGACAAGCCCTCAGTCGCGTCCACCCTGAAACTCTCGATACCAGTACCAGCCCGGAAACTGCATCCTTGAAAGCCTTAACGACAATTGCTCAACAGGTTCAAGAGATTCTGAAGACA
It encodes:
- a CDS encoding alpha/beta fold hydrolase — translated: MELAPGFSRQSLLTDLGRVAYARGGPEITVANTPLTTLLFLHGFGGGSSSYEWSLVYPAFAAHYRVIAPDLIGWGDSEHPRRDYTDLDYLQLLETLISHFAETGPIVVIASSLTAGLVIRAAIAIPEKLQALILFHPSGLSDFGQDFRDTWLAQLIATPGLDQVVYRFGIATEFGIQTFMGQRQFANPEQISPAMVKAYLRSAEMENADCAALAFVRGDLCFDLADYLPTLTTPTFFIWGSEAQLSSLSLGQELAKLNPQAIREFITLPNVGITPQLEVPAVTIGLIHRCLGKIEGLVIDIPRHD
- a CDS encoding glycerol-3-phosphate acyltransferase codes for the protein MITQIGLAIVLGLGCSVLGGLPIINGLSLLCLKRPLSQLGTGNVGVSAAFYHGGTVFGILAVCSEAAKGILAVLWMQNWFPDLAVGPWLALLCLVAGRYCWGNGAGTTNVVWGVLWFAPGVAWLTVLISGVSFTIFRQRQQGRLVALIVFPVMVALIRRSVPETLAAGVLALTLGWIYEDLPDDLALNKHQARPESQVMFQFFQGDRALLSLDQPLSPEKVGHKAATLSQLKRWGYAVPMGWVLPAGDDPEPLITSLNVDAAHPLVARSSAAGEDSLTTAMAGQYASFLDITNSEQLTQALIGVQQSYHRVKDDSAAATLNDSGMAVLVQVQIQGVFSGVAFSRDPLWGGLDCVAVETLPGPASRVVSGQFTPESYRVLFDEQGPIPDQLKITGDVPAAVILEVARLCRELEARYHGIPQDLEWTYDGQTIWILQARPITTLLPIWTRKIAAEVIPGVIHPLTWSINRPLTCGVWGDIFSLVLGQAAQGLDFQATADLHFGRAYFNATLLGTIFRRMGLPPESLEFLTRGTKMSRPPLSTTLKALPGLGKLGKREWQLERDWQRDSQKHLHPLLQELQAHPITATADPLWLLNRIKKILTGLEIATYYNIMAPLSAALRQALSRVHPETLDTSTSPETASLKALTTIAQQVQEILKTDVATAPETLKQALEKIPEGKAVLGDLEKFLQTFGYISPTATDISVPTWQETPDLVWQLLGSLVGQSTFAHRPKFNQKAKAWVQARINLKGDVATVYGQLLANLRWTVLGLENQWLKNGQLLTQGDIFFLQFNEVTTAIQAPQTMDWPNYQELIENRRREFNALQNLEPIPYVVYGQNPQLPISVTRQQTSTWQGIGASPGIAQGRVQIIHNPSQALRVPPNTIVVVPYTDAGWLPVLTGAVGIIAEVGGRLSHGAIVARELGIPAIMGLEQATQHLKTGQQIQMNGQTGKITLLET